Proteins found in one Panicum hallii strain FIL2 chromosome 4, PHallii_v3.1, whole genome shotgun sequence genomic segment:
- the LOC112890541 gene encoding uncharacterized protein LOC112890541 has protein sequence MVKGKEKEKVEGDGSARERTITWDDDQTKFMFGWFIEFIKDQHAGFKLKKQHHFKCAEALNRQFNIGVSATQVERHLRHYKENWKFVALALAKSGNTFDATRSMVIISELDKANLQVRVRRLLSKPIKFYNEMQELFRNSNADGSLAMDAANCMNDTQDDEDNDLNDDICNDFSNYAQPQDDLGDDSDTLPSPTNEQTSFLSQTADGSSSSSGMKRPRAEGKLAKRDVRPKSRLSKIGDTIATTLVTLQQKLKKPAPAPPHMPNSDAILWQRLENMTLTTDQKLMVGTFLAHKDQKGMRGFLSGSA, from the exons ATGGttaaaggaaaagagaaagaaaaggttGAAGGTGATGGCTCCGCTCGTGAGAGGACCATCACTTGGGATGATGATCAAACCAAGTTTATGTTTGGTTGGTTCATTGAGTTCATAAAGGATCAACATGCTGGTTTCAAGCTTAAAAAACAGCACCACTTCAAGTGTGCAGAAGCATTGAATAGACAATTCAATATAGGGGTAAGTGCTACCCAAGTTGAGAGACATCTGAGACACTACAAGGAAAATTGGAAATTTGTTGCATTAGCCTTAGCTAAGAGTGGTAACACTTTTGATGCAACAAGGTCTATGGTAATTATCTCTGAATTAGACAAGGCAAATTTACAG GTTAGAGTAAGAAGGCTCCTTTCTAAGCCTATCAAATTCTACAATGAAATGCAAGAATTGTTCCGTAACAGCAATGCAGACGGTTCTCTTGCTATGGATGCCGCTAATTGCATGAATGACACACAAGATGATGAAGACAATGACTTGAATGATGACATATGCAATGACTTTTCAAATTATGCTCAACCTCAAGATGATCTAGGTGATGATTCTGACACTTTGCCTTCTCCTACAAATGAGCAAACTAGCTTTTTATCCCAAACTGCCGATGGTAGTTCATCTagctctggaatgaagcgtCCTAGAGCTGAGGGTAAACTAGCCAAGAGAGATGTGAGACCGAAAAGTCGGTTGTCAAAAATAGGGGATACGATTGCAACTACTTTGGTGACCCTTCAACAAAAACTCAAGAAGCCGGCACCGGCTCCACCACATATGCCTAATTCTGATGCTATCTTGTGGCAAAGGCTTGAAAATATGACATTAACTACCGATCAAAAGCTGATGGTGGGAACTTTTCTAGCACATAAGGATCAAAAGGGTATGCGTGGTTTTCTATCCGGTTCAGCTTAG